One Gossypium hirsutum isolate 1008001.06 chromosome A11, Gossypium_hirsutum_v2.1, whole genome shotgun sequence genomic window carries:
- the LOC121203289 gene encoding peroxidase 72-like: MVCSIIAITLLALGLASNIIGRFLYPQFYDHSCPRAQEIVRNVVAKAVAKEPRMAASLLRLHFHDCFVKGCDASILLDSSGSIISERRSNPNRNSARGFEVIDKIKAAMEKECPHTVSCADFMALAARDSTVLTGGPSWEVPLGRRDARGASLSGFNNNIPAPNNTFQTILTKFKLQGLDIVDVVALSGKLYSSFTFCK, encoded by the exons atGGTTTGTTCTATAATAGCTATTACTCTTCTTGCCCTTGGCCTTGCTTCCAATATAATTGGAAGATTCCTGTACCCTCAGTTTTACGATCATTCATGTCCCAGAGCTCAAGAGATTGTGAGAAACGTTGTTGCCAAAGCTGTTGCAAAGGAACCTCGCATGGCTGCTTCATTGCTTAGGCTGCACTTCCACGATTGCTTTGTTAAG GGCTGTGATGCATCGATTTTGTTGGACAGCAGCGGGAGTATTATCAGCGAAAGGAGGTCGAATCCAAACAGGAACTCAGCTAGAGGATTCGAAGTGATAGATAAGATCAAAGCTGCAATGGAGAAAGAGTGTCCTCATACAGTGTCATGTGCTGATTTTATGGCTTTGGCTGCTAGAGATTCTACCGTTCTC ACAGGTGGGCCAAGCTGGGAAGTCCCTCTTGGAAGAAGGGATGCCAGAGGTGCAAGCTTGAGTGGCTTTAACAACAACATCCCTGCTCCAAACAACACATTCCAAACAATTCTCACCAAGTTTAAGCTACAAGGCCTAGACATTGTTGATGTTGT